In Rhodothermales bacterium, the following proteins share a genomic window:
- a CDS encoding TonB-dependent receptor, translated as MPFRYVPLLLALLLPVSASAQPTPADTLVRTLGDVTVTAERVPVEAARAAAAVSVITAEEVERQPLLNLADALRLTPGFAFLNGDGAGTPPAATVRGFYGGGEAEYVLLLVDGRPVNDVETGLVDWELVPLGSVERVEVLRGGASPLWGDAAIGAVVNVVTDGGPQPVQISASGGSNDTYFLSGSGSATWRGRAVSAYGSVKRYGGWRDHAERTVGLAGARAEVLRSERGSLALSTRHSWTDADLPGPLLGPALADGRTPSSPFYRFDGTEERRHRLALDGRWEAVPGLALDGGLFGGWRSAEITRTLPLSPEFGDTKRRDLDGGRVEMNLQATAGGLGAGDRTLGLPLPTRVVVGATGSLQTLESAYRPVLVGTAEDYADAEPDLRAEAEVSGDGSRRALALYAQAEAAPVAPLRLVLGARFDWLGDRYDAVLPEPGETETTHTAFSPRVGANLRWIATDRQVGHAYAQATRSFKAPTLDQLFDQRLVGVPFPPFTVSLSNADLQPQRGTTVEAGLRHRAELVPGRLAAEAEVTLYQIDMEDEIDFSLQEFAYLNLGESRHRGVETGLSVLVGERARLFGTYTYTEATVENGDFAGNVLKAIPRDVWAAGASATRGRLSGSVVVRGAGRIWLDDANTIPLDPWTVFDAKLALRLPLPGPAATLTAEAFNLLDAGYSTTGFPDASGTPGPDGGPLVYYYPAAGRQLRLGLRATL; from the coding sequence ATGCCCTTCCGCTACGTCCCGCTCCTCCTCGCCCTGCTCCTCCCTGTCTCGGCTTCGGCTCAGCCCACACCGGCCGACACGCTCGTGCGCACGCTCGGCGACGTCACGGTCACGGCCGAGCGTGTGCCCGTCGAGGCCGCCCGCGCTGCGGCCGCCGTCAGCGTCATCACCGCCGAGGAGGTCGAGCGACAGCCGCTCCTGAACCTCGCCGACGCCCTCCGCCTCACGCCCGGCTTCGCCTTCCTGAACGGCGACGGGGCCGGGACCCCGCCGGCCGCGACGGTCCGCGGCTTCTACGGCGGCGGCGAGGCCGAGTACGTCCTCCTCCTCGTCGACGGCCGACCCGTGAACGACGTCGAGACCGGGCTCGTGGACTGGGAGCTGGTGCCGCTCGGGTCGGTCGAACGGGTCGAGGTGCTCCGCGGCGGGGCCTCGCCCTTGTGGGGCGACGCCGCCATCGGCGCCGTCGTCAACGTCGTCACGGACGGGGGACCGCAACCGGTGCAGATATCCGCTTCGGGTGGGAGCAACGACACGTACTTCCTCAGCGGCAGCGGAAGCGCGACGTGGCGGGGTCGGGCGGTCAGCGCCTACGGCTCCGTCAAGCGCTACGGCGGCTGGCGCGACCACGCCGAGCGCACCGTCGGGCTCGCCGGTGCCCGCGCCGAGGTGCTGCGCTCCGAGCGCGGAAGCCTCGCCCTCTCGACCCGCCACAGCTGGACCGACGCCGACCTCCCCGGCCCGCTGCTCGGCCCCGCCCTCGCTGACGGCCGCACGCCGTCGAGCCCGTTCTACCGCTTCGACGGGACGGAGGAGCGCCGCCACCGCCTCGCCCTCGACGGCCGCTGGGAGGCCGTGCCCGGCCTCGCCCTCGACGGCGGCCTCTTCGGGGGGTGGCGCTCGGCCGAAATCACCCGGACGCTCCCTCTCTCGCCTGAGTTCGGCGACACGAAGCGGCGCGACCTCGACGGCGGCCGGGTCGAGATGAACCTCCAGGCTACGGCGGGCGGCCTCGGCGCGGGCGACCGTACGCTCGGGCTGCCACTCCCCACGCGCGTCGTGGTGGGGGCAACGGGGTCGCTCCAGACGTTGGAGTCCGCGTACCGGCCCGTCCTCGTCGGCACGGCCGAGGACTACGCCGACGCGGAGCCAGACCTGCGTGCAGAGGCCGAAGTCAGCGGCGACGGGAGCCGCCGCGCCCTCGCTCTCTACGCCCAGGCCGAGGCCGCGCCCGTGGCGCCGCTCCGCCTCGTCCTCGGCGCCCGCTTCGATTGGCTCGGCGACCGCTACGACGCGGTGCTGCCCGAGCCCGGCGAGACCGAGACGACGCACACCGCCTTCAGCCCCCGCGTCGGGGCGAACCTCCGGTGGATTGCGACGGATCGGCAGGTCGGCCACGCCTACGCCCAGGCGACCCGCTCCTTCAAAGCGCCGACGCTCGACCAGCTCTTCGACCAGCGCCTCGTCGGCGTGCCGTTCCCGCCCTTCACCGTCTCGCTCTCGAACGCCGACCTCCAGCCGCAGCGGGGGACGACCGTCGAGGCCGGGCTCCGCCACCGCGCCGAGCTCGTGCCCGGCCGCCTCGCCGCCGAGGCCGAGGTGACGCTCTACCAGATCGACATGGAGGACGAGATCGACTTCAGCCTCCAGGAGTTCGCCTACCTCAACCTCGGCGAGAGCCGCCACCGCGGCGTCGAGACGGGGCTGAGCGTGCTCGTCGGCGAGCGAGCGCGGCTCTTCGGGACGTACACGTACACCGAGGCCACGGTCGAGAACGGCGACTTCGCCGGGAACGTGCTGAAGGCCATCCCGCGCGACGTGTGGGCCGCCGGGGCGAGCGCGACCCGAGGCCGGCTCAGCGGGAGCGTCGTCGTGCGCGGCGCCGGGCGCATCTGGCTCGACGACGCCAACACGATTCCCCTCGACCCGTGGACCGTGTTCGATGCGAAGCTCGCCCTCCGCCTCCCGCTCCCCGGCCCGGCGGCGACGCTCACGGCCGAGGCCTTCAACCTCTTGGACGCGGGCTACAGCACGACGGGGTTCCCCGACGCGAGCGGCACGCCCGGCCCCGACGGCGGCCCGCTCGTCTACTACTACCCCGCCGCCGGGCGCCAGCTCCGTCTCGGGCTCCGGGCGACGCTGTAA
- a CDS encoding DUF2231 domain-containing protein produces MQLHELHPALVHLPIALLPASLAADAAGMHDAGRAGIALTAGSAALAAASGLIAQEEVETDEVSHDLLATHRTLNIGVLGATVAMALHRAGRERPGPGYLALGLAAVGVTMYSAYLGGRMVYAHGVGVEPAGGLEPDHAPPVEDASAGALLRRIGHDLRHGLQHTFEHLREGDVVPAITRSRTTPLDADDA; encoded by the coding sequence ATGCAACTCCACGAGCTCCACCCCGCCCTCGTCCACCTTCCCATCGCGCTCCTCCCGGCATCGCTCGCCGCCGACGCCGCAGGGATGCACGACGCCGGCCGCGCCGGCATCGCCCTCACGGCCGGGAGCGCCGCCCTCGCTGCTGCGAGCGGCCTCATCGCGCAGGAGGAGGTCGAGACCGACGAGGTCTCGCACGACCTCCTCGCCACGCACCGGACGCTGAACATCGGCGTGCTCGGGGCGACCGTGGCGATGGCCCTCCACCGCGCCGGGCGCGAGCGGCCGGGACCCGGCTACCTCGCCCTCGGCCTCGCCGCCGTCGGCGTGACGATGTACTCGGCCTACCTCGGCGGGCGGATGGTCTACGCCCACGGCGTCGGCGTCGAGCCGGCCGGGGGGCTGGAGCCCGACCACGCCCCGCCGGTCGAGGACGCGAGCGCCGGCGCCCTCCTCCGCCGGATCGGGCACGACCTCCGCCACGGCCTCCAGCACACGTTCGAGCACCTCCGCGAGGGCGACGTCGTCCCCGCCATCACCCGCTCCCGTACCACCCCTCTCGACGCCGACGATGCCTGA
- a CDS encoding DsbA family protein — protein sequence MALATEAAPAVEAVYYTDPLCSWSWGFEPPLRRLRYEFGRTLGWRTRMTGLIPSWDRFSDPVNAVSRPLQMGPVCVEVRHRTGQPLDDRVWVEKPPASSYPACLAVKAAGLQSDAAAEAVLRRLREALFLERRDVSDPAVLRALARSVADARPDLLDFSRFSTDLGGPEAEAAFRDDLREARYLGLTRTPALTLRRADGADDGQGRTLLLVGYRPYDVLRCALDHLGLVPERRADDPDVYAAFWGGATDREITEALGLDVPGPRDESQTEHATPSCSNAA from the coding sequence GTGGCCCTCGCAACCGAGGCCGCCCCCGCCGTCGAGGCCGTCTACTACACCGATCCGCTCTGCTCGTGGAGCTGGGGCTTCGAGCCGCCGCTGCGCCGGCTCCGGTACGAGTTCGGCCGCACGCTCGGCTGGCGGACGCGGATGACCGGCCTGATCCCGAGCTGGGACCGGTTCAGCGACCCCGTCAACGCCGTCAGCCGCCCGCTCCAGATGGGGCCGGTCTGCGTCGAGGTCCGCCACCGGACGGGGCAGCCGCTCGACGACCGGGTGTGGGTGGAGAAACCGCCGGCCTCGTCGTACCCGGCGTGCCTCGCCGTCAAAGCGGCCGGGCTCCAGTCGGACGCCGCCGCCGAGGCCGTACTCCGGCGCCTCCGCGAGGCGCTTTTTCTGGAGCGGCGGGACGTCTCCGACCCCGCCGTCCTCCGCGCCCTCGCCCGCAGCGTAGCCGACGCCCGCCCCGACCTCCTCGACTTCAGCCGCTTCTCGACCGACCTCGGCGGGCCGGAGGCCGAGGCGGCCTTCCGCGACGACCTCCGCGAGGCCCGCTACCTCGGCCTCACCCGGACGCCCGCCCTCACACTCCGCCGCGCCGACGGCGCTGACGACGGACAGGGCAGGACGCTCCTCCTCGTGGGCTATCGCCCCTACGACGTGCTCCGCTGCGCGCTCGATCACCTCGGCCTCGTGCCCGAGCGGCGGGCCGATGATCCCGACGTCTACGCTGCCTTCTGGGGCGGTGCCACCGACCGTGAGATCACCGAAGCCCTCGGCCTCGACGTCCCCGGCCCCCGTGATGAATCTCAGACGGAACACGCAACGCCCTCCTGTTCCAACGCCGCCTGA
- a CDS encoding cytochrome c: MRYPLAILLIAAVVALAACGSARRGAPLTGPHEPPNAEVAEGQRTFDRFCNGCHPGGAAGVGLALNNKPLPGFVIRRQVRWGLGAMPAFSEETISDQELDNLVAYLVWLRRLDRKDDSG; encoded by the coding sequence ATGAGATACCCGCTCGCAATCCTGCTCATCGCCGCCGTCGTGGCGCTGGCCGCGTGCGGCTCGGCCCGCCGCGGTGCTCCGCTGACGGGGCCGCACGAGCCGCCGAACGCGGAGGTCGCCGAGGGGCAGCGGACGTTCGACCGGTTCTGCAACGGGTGCCACCCCGGCGGGGCCGCCGGCGTCGGCCTCGCGCTGAACAACAAGCCCCTGCCGGGCTTCGTCATCCGCCGGCAGGTCCGCTGGGGGCTGGGCGCCATGCCGGCCTTCAGCGAAGAAACAATCTCCGACCAGGAGCTCGACAACCTCGTCGCCTACCTCGTCTGGCTCCGCCGCCTCGACCGAAAGGACGACTCCGGCTGA
- a CDS encoding PQQ-dependent sugar dehydrogenase, producing the protein MRLSTLSLALLLVPLTAAPPAAAQPEAAQPEAALDLVADGFTHPLALAEPPDDSGRLFVVDQTGQIWIVTAEGERLGEPFLDIADRLVELNHGYDERGLLGLAFHPDYAQNGRFFVFYSAPLRESAPDGFDHTNVLAEFRASPTDADRADPASEQKLLQMDHPYMNHNAGTLAFGPGDGMLYVALGDGGLRDDQDQNFVQGRPEDWYELNDGGNGQDIENNLLGSILRIDVNAEAGGGHHGSGNPYKVPEDNPFAEIPGVHGEVWAYGLRNPWRFSFDMAGDHELISADVGQNLYDEISVIQKGGNYGWNVWEGAHCFNAASPTDPFETCPTETGVGHPVEGDPLLMPVIETKNAGYFDDGAGVAIVGGYVYRGPTLPRLGGQYVFGVYSRSMEGGHQPGRVFVATREGDAWPFEEMTFANRPDGGLDRLLLSFGQDRAGEVYVLVTDQPGLEGASGWVYRLVPSP; encoded by the coding sequence ATGCGCCTCTCCACGCTCTCCCTCGCCCTCCTCCTCGTCCCCCTCACCGCTGCGCCGCCCGCCGCCGCGCAGCCCGAGGCCGCGCAGCCCGAGGCCGCGCTCGACCTCGTCGCCGACGGGTTCACGCACCCCCTCGCCCTCGCCGAGCCGCCCGACGACTCCGGCCGCCTCTTCGTCGTGGACCAGACGGGCCAGATCTGGATCGTGACCGCCGAGGGCGAGCGCCTCGGCGAGCCCTTCCTCGACATCGCCGACCGCCTCGTCGAGCTCAACCACGGCTACGACGAGCGCGGCCTCCTCGGCCTCGCCTTCCACCCGGACTACGCCCAGAACGGGCGGTTCTTCGTCTTCTACAGCGCGCCGCTACGTGAGAGCGCGCCCGACGGGTTCGACCACACGAACGTGCTCGCGGAGTTCCGCGCCTCCCCCACCGACGCGGACCGAGCCGACCCCGCCTCGGAGCAGAAGCTGCTCCAGATGGACCACCCGTACATGAACCACAACGCCGGCACGCTCGCCTTCGGGCCCGGCGACGGCATGCTCTACGTCGCCCTCGGTGACGGCGGCCTCCGCGACGACCAGGACCAGAACTTCGTCCAGGGCCGGCCCGAGGACTGGTACGAGCTCAACGACGGCGGGAACGGGCAGGATATCGAGAACAACCTCCTCGGCTCCATCCTCCGGATCGACGTCAACGCCGAGGCGGGCGGCGGCCACCACGGCAGCGGCAACCCCTACAAGGTGCCAGAGGACAACCCGTTCGCCGAAATCCCCGGCGTCCACGGCGAGGTGTGGGCCTACGGCCTCCGCAACCCCTGGCGGTTCTCCTTCGACATGGCCGGCGACCACGAGCTGATCTCGGCCGACGTCGGGCAGAACCTCTACGACGAGATCTCGGTGATCCAAAAGGGCGGGAACTACGGGTGGAACGTGTGGGAGGGGGCGCACTGCTTCAACGCGGCGAGCCCGACCGACCCGTTCGAGACGTGCCCGACGGAGACGGGCGTCGGGCACCCCGTCGAGGGCGACCCGCTGCTCATGCCGGTGATCGAGACGAAGAACGCGGGCTACTTCGACGACGGCGCGGGCGTCGCGATCGTCGGGGGCTACGTCTACCGCGGGCCGACGCTACCGCGGCTGGGCGGGCAGTACGTCTTCGGGGTCTACAGCCGGAGCATGGAAGGCGGCCATCAGCCCGGCCGCGTGTTCGTGGCGACGCGCGAGGGAGACGCCTGGCCCTTCGAGGAGATGACGTTCGCGAACCGGCCGGACGGCGGGCTCGACCGGCTCCTGCTCAGCTTCGGGCAGGACCGCGCGGGCGAGGTCTACGTCCTCGTCACCGACCAGCCGGGCCTGGAAGGCGCCTCGGGTTGGGTCTACCGCCTCGTCCCCTCGCCGTAA
- a CDS encoding formate/nitrite transporter family protein, producing the protein MPHTQTDAGRDGLDAEERQEAEERSAPHVAVVHEAIRLEGEEEIKRSPQALAWSGLAAGLAMGFSLLTQGYLHAALPDTDWRVLVVKLGYSVGFLVVILGRQQLFTENTLTPVLPLLHDVRGKIGKVAKLWGVVLVTNLLGAGLFAWALSAAPNVDPGTEAAFLEIARDVYRGDFLATLVAAVYAGWLIALMVWMLPFAESGRVTVIVIVTYVLGLGHLDHSIAGSVEVLYLVAKGEVGFLAYLGHFLAPAVLGNVVGGVVFVALLNHAQVVHNESEG; encoded by the coding sequence ATGCCCCACACCCAAACTGATGCTGGCCGAGACGGCCTCGACGCCGAGGAACGGCAGGAGGCCGAGGAGCGCTCGGCGCCCCACGTCGCCGTCGTCCACGAGGCGATCCGGCTGGAGGGGGAGGAGGAGATCAAGCGCTCGCCGCAGGCGCTGGCGTGGTCGGGCCTGGCCGCCGGCCTCGCTATGGGGTTCTCCCTCCTCACGCAGGGGTACCTCCACGCCGCGCTCCCGGACACCGACTGGCGCGTGCTCGTCGTCAAGCTCGGCTACAGCGTCGGCTTCCTCGTGGTCATCCTCGGTCGGCAGCAGCTCTTCACCGAGAACACCCTGACGCCCGTTCTCCCGCTCCTCCACGACGTCCGCGGCAAGATCGGGAAGGTGGCGAAGCTGTGGGGCGTCGTCCTCGTGACGAACCTCCTCGGGGCCGGGCTCTTCGCGTGGGCGCTCTCGGCCGCGCCCAACGTCGACCCCGGCACGGAGGCGGCCTTCCTCGAGATCGCCCGCGACGTCTACCGGGGCGACTTCCTCGCCACGCTCGTCGCGGCGGTCTACGCCGGCTGGCTCATCGCGCTGATGGTGTGGATGCTCCCGTTCGCCGAGAGCGGGCGCGTGACGGTCATCGTGATCGTGACGTACGTGCTCGGGCTCGGCCACCTCGACCACTCGATCGCCGGCTCCGTCGAGGTGCTCTACCTCGTGGCGAAGGGGGAGGTCGGCTTCCTCGCCTACCTCGGCCACTTCCTCGCGCCGGCCGTGCTCGGCAACGTCGTCGGAGGCGTCGTGTTCGTGGCGCTCCTGAACCACGCGCAGGTCGTCCACAACGAGAGCGAGGGGTAG
- a CDS encoding glucose dehydrogenase, with product MLLLLTLLLGGCFRLLPTKGGGLTEFEGPREVDAGDVALPDGYRIEPVATGLTFPTGVAFDAAGAVYVTEAGYSYGDYRGTPRLLRVEADGTATEVARGTDPPWTGVSYSDGLDGGAFFVTGGHFEGGRLLRIEPDGQVDVLVDGLPSLGDHHTNAPVVMDGWVYFGQGTATNSAVVGLDNFKLGWPERYPDFHDVPCADVVLKGTNFRTENPLTPDDHDEVLTGPYKPFGQPAERGEVVEGRTKCSGAVLRVRPDGSDLEVVAWGFRNPFGLAAAATPDGTGALFVAENQYDVRGSRPVFGTGDLLWRVEPERAEGTPAPWFGWPDYWAGVPLEDGFEAPGEREPGFVLLQHPGAPPRPVAQFGVHAAAGGLDVGRSAAFGFEGDVFVAEFGDNVPAVGKALAPVGYKVVRVDAEAGTVHDFAVNRGGTNGPASWLGTGGLERPIAVRFSPDGAALWVVDFGVMTMSESGAYGPRPGTGVLWKITRTDP from the coding sequence GTGCTCCTGCTCCTCACCCTCCTGCTCGGGGGCTGCTTCCGCCTCCTCCCCACGAAGGGCGGCGGGCTGACCGAGTTCGAGGGGCCGCGCGAGGTGGACGCTGGGGACGTCGCCCTCCCGGACGGCTACCGGATCGAGCCCGTGGCGACGGGCCTCACGTTCCCCACGGGCGTCGCCTTCGACGCGGCCGGCGCCGTCTACGTGACGGAGGCCGGCTACTCCTACGGCGACTACCGCGGCACGCCGCGGCTCCTGCGGGTCGAAGCCGACGGGACCGCTACGGAGGTCGCCCGCGGCACGGACCCGCCGTGGACGGGGGTGAGCTACAGCGACGGCCTGGACGGCGGCGCCTTCTTCGTCACGGGCGGCCACTTCGAGGGCGGGAGGCTCCTGCGGATCGAGCCGGACGGGCAGGTGGACGTGCTCGTGGATGGGCTCCCGAGCCTCGGCGACCACCACACGAACGCGCCCGTGGTGATGGACGGGTGGGTCTACTTCGGGCAGGGGACGGCCACGAACTCCGCCGTCGTCGGCCTCGACAACTTCAAGCTCGGCTGGCCCGAGCGCTACCCCGACTTCCACGATGTCCCCTGCGCCGACGTCGTGCTCAAGGGCACGAACTTCCGCACGGAGAACCCCCTCACGCCCGACGACCACGACGAGGTGCTCACCGGCCCGTACAAGCCGTTCGGCCAGCCCGCCGAGCGGGGTGAAGTCGTCGAGGGCCGGACGAAGTGCAGTGGCGCCGTCCTCCGCGTCCGCCCCGACGGGTCGGACCTCGAGGTGGTGGCGTGGGGCTTCCGCAACCCCTTCGGCCTCGCCGCCGCGGCCACCCCTGACGGGACGGGGGCGCTCTTCGTCGCCGAGAACCAGTACGACGTGCGCGGGAGCCGCCCCGTCTTCGGCACCGGCGACCTCCTCTGGCGCGTCGAGCCGGAGCGGGCCGAGGGCACGCCCGCGCCGTGGTTCGGCTGGCCCGACTACTGGGCCGGCGTCCCGCTCGAAGACGGGTTCGAGGCGCCGGGCGAAAGGGAGCCCGGCTTCGTCCTGCTCCAGCACCCCGGCGCCCCGCCGCGCCCGGTCGCTCAGTTCGGCGTCCACGCCGCCGCGGGCGGCCTCGACGTGGGCCGGAGCGCGGCGTTCGGGTTCGAGGGCGACGTGTTCGTGGCCGAGTTCGGCGACAACGTGCCCGCCGTCGGGAAGGCCCTCGCGCCCGTCGGCTACAAGGTCGTGCGGGTGGACGCCGAGGCAGGCACGGTCCACGACTTCGCCGTCAACCGCGGCGGCACGAACGGGCCGGCGTCGTGGCTCGGCACCGGCGGGCTCGAACGCCCCATCGCCGTCCGGTTCAGCCCCGACGGCGCAGCCCTCTGGGTGGTGGACTTCGGCGTGATGACGATGAGCGAAAGCGGGGCCTACGGCCCGCGCCCCGGCACGGGCGTCCTCTGGAAGATCACCCGCACGGACCCATGA